A portion of the Acidobacteriota bacterium genome contains these proteins:
- a CDS encoding arylsulfatase produces MKRLQNLVAPAAFLFLLSLAPVGSQTLSGRMAHASSSTHAAPAGAPNVLVVLLDDAGYGQTSTFGGLVPTPTLDALAANGLRYTRFHVAALCSPTRASLLTGRNHHAVGMGTIVNWSNGNPGYTGSIPKSAAFVSETMRQNGYATASIGKWHLIPDPETTLAGPFDHWPTHQGFDYFYGFIGAQTDQWNPELTEGTKPVRMVAPPGRASDYTVNEDLANHARAWILQQKALAPDRPLFMYYATGATHSPMQAPKAWIDKFRGKFDMGWDEYRKLVFERQKKLGVIPPDTVLTPRPAELPAWDSLSADEKKIAARMMELFAGFMAQTDYEVGRVIEAFRQTGQFDNTMIVYIPGDNGASMEGNLKGTDNMMEQVNGIESTPAEMLRRLDALGGPLSNAQYPAGWAWAGNTPFQWGKRIGSHLGGTRDPMVVSWLGHISDVGGIRSQYVHVIDVVPTILAAAGIAPPDSVNGVTQQPMDGISFLPTLTDPNAPEYRKTQYFEMHGNRSIYHNGWVAVQRTALLPWGYTTPADAASPAWELYDLNHDYSEANDLAGANPEKLEELKRLFETEGERNKVFPIDPRVFGRQHPNPPPPGGRAFYTFYPGAILLYDALAPGTRNRTHTFTAYVDIPKSGAEGVLVAEGGVSSGYTLYLKNGRPMYTYNYFRREVTNLAAKAPLPAGKSVIELRFIYDGGGVGKGATVRLLVNGKLADEARLPRTVPRAYAFEETFDVGEDTASPVGAYEAPFRFTGTLERLELRADPPPPPNQK; encoded by the coding sequence ATGAAAAGATTACAGAACCTCGTCGCTCCGGCGGCTTTCTTGTTTCTGCTGAGCCTTGCGCCGGTTGGGTCGCAGACGTTGTCCGGCCGAATGGCGCACGCCTCATCGTCAACACACGCCGCTCCTGCCGGAGCGCCGAACGTGTTGGTCGTGTTGCTGGATGATGCCGGGTATGGGCAGACTTCCACCTTTGGCGGCTTGGTGCCCACACCGACGCTCGATGCGCTGGCGGCCAATGGGTTGCGCTACACGCGTTTTCACGTGGCGGCGCTGTGTTCGCCGACGCGCGCTTCGCTGTTGACGGGGCGCAATCATCACGCTGTCGGGATGGGTACGATTGTCAACTGGTCGAATGGGAATCCGGGATATACGGGCTCAATACCGAAATCGGCGGCATTCGTGTCTGAAACGATGCGCCAGAATGGATACGCCACAGCCAGCATCGGCAAATGGCATTTGATTCCCGACCCTGAAACGACACTGGCCGGGCCGTTCGATCATTGGCCGACGCATCAGGGCTTTGATTACTTTTACGGATTTATCGGCGCGCAAACCGATCAGTGGAATCCCGAACTGACCGAAGGCACGAAACCTGTGCGAATGGTTGCGCCACCTGGACGCGCCAGCGATTACACTGTCAATGAAGACCTGGCCAATCACGCGCGCGCGTGGATTCTTCAACAAAAAGCCCTGGCTCCGGACAGGCCTCTGTTTATGTACTACGCCACCGGCGCGACGCATTCGCCGATGCAAGCGCCCAAAGCGTGGATTGACAAGTTTCGTGGCAAATTCGATATGGGTTGGGATGAATACCGCAAGCTTGTGTTTGAGCGCCAGAAGAAACTCGGCGTCATCCCGCCCGATACCGTGTTGACACCGCGCCCGGCGGAATTACCCGCATGGGATTCGCTCAGCGCCGACGAAAAGAAAATCGCGGCGCGGATGATGGAACTCTTTGCCGGTTTTATGGCGCAAACCGATTATGAAGTCGGGCGCGTCATCGAAGCCTTTCGCCAAACGGGTCAATTCGACAACACGATGATTGTTTACATTCCCGGCGATAATGGCGCGAGTATGGAAGGCAATCTCAAAGGCACGGACAACATGATGGAACAGGTCAACGGCATCGAATCAACGCCAGCCGAAATGTTGCGGCGATTGGATGCTCTGGGCGGCCCGCTTTCGAACGCGCAATATCCCGCCGGTTGGGCTTGGGCGGGCAATACGCCGTTTCAATGGGGCAAACGCATCGGTTCGCATTTGGGCGGAACGCGCGATCCGATGGTCGTTTCCTGGCTTGGACACATCAGCGATGTCGGCGGGATTCGTTCGCAATATGTCCACGTGATTGACGTGGTGCCCACCATTCTTGCCGCAGCGGGCATTGCGCCGCCCGATTCCGTCAATGGCGTAACGCAGCAACCTATGGACGGCATAAGCTTTCTGCCGACGCTGACCGATCCGAACGCGCCGGAATATCGCAAGACGCAATACTTCGAAATGCACGGCAATCGTTCGATTTACCACAACGGATGGGTCGCCGTGCAGCGAACGGCGCTGTTGCCGTGGGGCTATACGACGCCTGCCGATGCGGCTTCGCCTGCTTGGGAACTGTACGATTTGAACCACGATTATTCCGAAGCGAACGATTTGGCGGGCGCCAACCCTGAAAAGCTCGAAGAGTTGAAACGATTATTTGAAACGGAAGGAGAGCGCAACAAGGTCTTCCCCATTGATCCGCGCGTGTTCGGACGCCAGCATCCCAATCCGCCACCGCCCGGCGGTCGCGCGTTTTACACGTTCTATCCGGGTGCCATTCTTCTGTACGACGCGCTGGCGCCGGGCACGCGCAATCGCACGCACACGTTCACTGCTTATGTTGACATTCCGAAAAGTGGCGCTGAAGGCGTGTTGGTGGCCGAAGGCGGCGTGTCTTCCGGATACACGCTGTATCTGAAAAATGGACGTCCGATGTATACGTACAATTACTTTCGCCGCGAAGTCACGAACCTGGCCGCAAAAGCTCCGCTGCCCGCAGGCAAATCCGTGATCGAACTCCGCTTCATTTATGACGGTGGCGGCGTTGGCAAAGGCGCAACCGTGCGGCTGTTGGTCAATGGCAAGCTTGCGGATGAAGCTCGTTTGCCGCGCACCGTTCCGCGGGCATATGCGTTCGAGGAAACCTTTGACGTCGGCGAAGACACCGCCTCGCCCGTTGGCGCGTACGAAGCGCCGTTTCGCTTCACGGGCACGCTGGAACGGCTAGAATTGCGCGCAGACCCGCCACCGCCGCCCAATCAAAAATAG